A single region of the Vicia villosa cultivar HV-30 ecotype Madison, WI linkage group LG4, Vvil1.0, whole genome shotgun sequence genome encodes:
- the LOC131599327 gene encoding uncharacterized protein LOC131599327, with protein sequence MNYCIEESNEDDEIFEQASLVATLTGGYALKYLCKEPCRTSELTGHTWVKEILQGNLTRCYGMFRMEKHIFHKLCNKLVYHGIKHTNHIGVEEMVAMFLIIVGHGVGNRMIQERFQYSGETVRRHFHEELFVCLSLSMEYIKPQDPFFHDSHSKIRNDKRYWPIFKNARGAIHGTHIPCVVSAGDRIRFIGRKGYPTQNVMVVCDWNMCFTFVLAGWEGTAHDACIFDQALTNANMNFPHPPPGMYYLVDAGYPTPMEYLGPYRCERYHLPDFRRSHGFDNHNEVLNFIIQV encoded by the exons ATGAACTATTgtattgaagaatcaaatgaagatgatgaaatttTTGAACAAGCTTCTCTAGTGGCTACACTAACCGGAGGTTATGCATTAAAATATTTATGCAAAGAGCCGTGTAGAACTAGTGAACTAACAGGACATACATGGGTAAAAGAAATATTACAAGGGAATCTCACTCGTTGTTATGGGATGTTTCGAATGGAAAAACATatttttcataaactttgcaataAATTAGTTTATCATGGTATAAAGCACACTAATCACATAGGAGTTGAGGAGATGGTTGCAATGTTCTTAATTATAGTTGGACACGGGGTGGGTAATAGAATGATTCAAGAAAGATTTCAATACTCGGGAGAAACTGTACGTAGACATTTTCATGAAGAGTTATTTGTTTGCTTGAGTTTGTCCATGGAATATATTAAACCTCAAGATCCTTTTTTCCATGATAGTCATTCAAAAATTAGAAATGATAAACGATATTGGCCAATTTTTAAAAATGCCAGAGGAGCAATTCATGGTACACACATTCCATGTGTGGTTAGTGCCGGTGATCGAATTCGATTCATTGGAAGAAAGGGATATCCTACACAAAATGTAATGGTTGTATGCGATTGGAACATGTGTTTTACTTTTGTATTAGCTGGATGGGAAGGTACTGCCCATGATGCTTGTATTTTTGACCAAGCTCTCACAAATGCTAATATGAATTTTCCACATCCTCCTCCAG gTATGTACTATTTGGTGGATGCCGGTTATCCAACACCAATGGAATATCTTGGTCCATATAGATGTGAACGTTACCATCTTCCTGATTTTAGACGGTCTCATGGGTTTGATAATCACAATGAGGTATTaaattttatcattcaagtttaa